The Aneurinibacillus uraniidurans genome segment AATCTCGCTTGATCTTCATAAAGTTGGAGCCGATATTATAAAAAAAGTAAAAGCGGCAGCACAGGTAAATGTAACTCACCTGCGCAAAGGAAGTGAGCTGTTGTCTCGTATTCATCAGCGCTCTATGACAAGTAGGGGAGCACAACATCAGCGACTCATGTCTGCAATTGATGCATCGTCAAATGAAAAAGTGATGAGCATCCCTGTGGTAGAAACAAAAAAGGCAGGCTTTTCTACCCCGGTGAATGTCGGTCATTTAATTGCGGTAGGTACGTCAACCGGTGGCCCTAAAGCGCTTCAGGTACTTTTAAGTGGACTGCCAGCTAACCTCAATGGAGCGCTTGTTATTGTGCAGCATATGCCGGCAGGGTTTACACGGTCATTGGCCCAGCGTCTTGACTCGTTGTGCGAAATTAGTGTGATGGAAGCGGAAGATAATCAACCGATTCGTAGGGGATGCGCTTATATTGCCCCGGGCAATTATCATATGGAAGTGTGTCAGAAGCGGGACGGTACGCTATATCTTTCGCTTAATCAAAAAGAGCTACGAGCCGGACACAGACCCTCGGTCGATATATTGTTTGAATCGATAGCGCGGCTTTCCTACTCTCCCAAGCATGCAGTTATTATGACTGGCATGGGGAATGATGGAACAGCCGGAGTTAAGGCGATGAAAGAAACGGGAGTTCAGACAGTCATTGCTGAAGACGAGTCAACCTGTATTGTGTTTGGAATGCCACGTGCAGCCATTCAGGCAGGAGTTGTCGATAAAGTTGTGCCTTTGCATGAAATTTCATACCAGCTTGTTCGTTGTTTGAATTGTTAAGGAGGTGGATGGTTATGGAAATGAATCAATACTTAGATATGTTTATCGAAGAGTCGAAAGAGCACATTCAAGCCATCAATGATAACCTGCTTGTGCTGGAGAATGACCCGGAAAGTGTAGATTTAATTAATGAAATTTTCCGTTCCGCACATACGCTAAAAGGAATGGCGGCAACCATGGGTTTTGAAGATATGGCCGCGCTTACGCACGAAATGGAAAACGTGCTCGATCAAGCACGGAATCATAAGCTTGTCATCAACTCAGATATTATGGATGTCATTTTTAAATGCGTAGATTTGCTTGAAACGATGCTGTATTCGATTGCAGGTGGCGGAGATGGCAAAGAAAATGTTAGCCATGTCGTTGCGATGTTACAGGCGATTTTAAGCGGTGACTTTTCTCCGTCAGCAGAAGAGGAAGTGTCAGAAGTTGCGGTGGAAGCTGTCTCTGTCCCTGAAGCGGAGGAACAGCAAAAAGTGGGCAGTCTTGATGAATATGAATTGACTGTAGTCGAGCAGTCACAGCAGACGGGTTTTTATGCATACTGGATTAAAACCTCGGTTCAAGATAACTGTGTTCTGAAAGCCGCACGCGCCTATATGGTGTATGACAACTTGGACTCACTTGGCGAAATTATTAAAACAACACCGAGCGTAGAAGAGATTGAAGAAGAAAAGTTTGAAAAATCGTTTGAGATTGTGCTCCTGACAAAGGAAACAATCGAAAAAGTCGAAAAGACGGTGCTTAACGTCTCAGAGATCGAATCGGTAGAAGTCATTGTCATTGATCCAAAGCAATATAAAACACAGCAGGCACCAGCGAAAGCTCCAGAAGCAAAGCCGATTGCTGCGAAGCCGGTAGCAGTGAAAGAAGGAGCAGCGAAAGAGGAGAAGGCTGCTACTGTAAATAAAAAGCCGGCAGCAAGCAAAACGATTCGGGTCGATATTGAACGCCTTGATGTATTGATGAATCTATTTAGTGAACTTGTCATTGATCGTGGACGTCTTGAGCAGCTGGCGCGTGAGTCCGGACAGAGCGAGCTTATGGAGACGGTTGAACACATGAGTCGTATTAGCGGGGACTTACAGAGCATTATTCTTACGATGCGCATGGTTCCGGTTGAACAGGTATTTAATCGTTTCCCACGTATGGTACGTGACCTTGCGAAAGACTTGAATAAAAAGATCAATCTAGAGATTATTGGCGCAGAAACAGAGCTTGACCGTACTGTTATTGATGAAATTGGAGACCCACTGGTTCACCTGTTGCGCAACTCGCTTGACCATGGGGTAGAATCAGCAGAAGCACGTATCGCCGCAGGGAAGCCAGAGGAAGGACTTGTTCAACTGAAGGCTTACCATGGTGGTAACCACGTCTTTATCGAAGTAAAAGACGATGGTGCTGGTATTAATCGCGAAAAAGTGCTAGCGAAATCAATCGAACGAGGGATTGTCACGGAGCAAGGCGCTGCGAATCTTTCCAACAAGCAGATTGACGAACTTTTATTCGCTTCAGGTCTGAGTACAGCTGATAAAATTTCAGACGTATCTGGCAGGGGAGTCGGGCTGGATGTTGTAAAAACAAAGATTGAATCCCTTGGGGGGGCAGTCGGCATTGATTCCACTCCAGGCGCTGGAACGACATTCTTGATTCAGCTTCCACTTACACTGTCTATCATTTCTGCAATGCTTGTACAGGTGGAAGACGAGAAGTTTGCTGTACCGCTTAGCTCCATTATCGAAACAGCGGTGTTTACACCGGATGAAATTATGCATGCCCACCAACAGGATGTGATTGACTTCCGCGGTCGAATTGTACCGCTTGTATCTTTGAAATCAATCTTCAATATTCCAGATACTGAAAAGCCGAAGGAAAGCGATATCTCTGTTGTAATTGTACGCAAGGGAGATAAAATGGCTGGTCTCGTTGTCGATTCCTTTATTGGACAGCAGGAAATTGTATTAAAATCCTTAGGGAAATATTTGGTTAATGTGTTTGCGATCTCAGGAGCTACCATTCTTGGTGATGGCCAGGTAGCGCTTATTATTGACTGCAACGCATTAATTAAATAAAGGAGGGTAACAATCGTGTTGGATCATAAAGATATCGTTGAAGAAATCAAAGTGATTGTGTTCCGCCTGAAAGATGAAGAATACGGAGTAGAAGTTAACCAAGTAAAATCAATTGAACGTCTAGAACACATTACACGAGTTCCACGCACCCCCTATTTTGTAAAAGGGGTCATCAATATGCGTGGGATTGTAACCCCGATTGTTGATCTTCGTCGTCGTTTTGGCCTTGAAGAAGCAGTGTATAGTGAAACGACGCGTGTCATCATTGTTGCCGTTGGTGAAATTGAAGTTGGACTTATTGTTGATTCGGCTAACGATGTCATTGACATCCCGATTAATGCAATCGAACCACCGCCTGAAGTAGTAGGCGGTATCGAGGCCGTATACTTGCGGGGGGTTGCGAAGTTGAATCGTCGTTTGCTTATTCTTTTGAATCTTGACAAAGTATTGAATACAGACGAAATTAAACAATTAGAAAATATTGAGGCGTAATATGAAATTTGATCAGTTCGGTGATTTTCAACTTGATGTGCTGCGTGAAGTCGGAAACATTGGGGCTGGCAACGCAGCCACCGCACTGTCACGATTAATCTCTAAAGAGATTGATATGAAAGTGCCACAAGTGAAAATAATTTCGTTTGATGAAATTGCAGATTTTGTAGGAGGGAATGAGTCACTTGTTGTATGTGTATTTTTGCAGGTGAAGGGTGACATTCCCGGAAATATGTTTTTTATCATTTCTCTTCCATCTGCCAAGAAGTTACTGCGTGAACTAATGGGAATTGAGACAGATGACGATGAATGGTTTGATGAAATGGAATTATCTGCTCTCAATGAGATTGGAAATATTTTAACAGGCTCTTATTTGTCATCGCTTGCAGATTTTACTAAATTGAACATGCAACCTTCTCCTCCAGCAGTTGCGATTGATATGGCAGGAGCAATCTTGTCATATGGGTTGCTGGAGATTGGTCATACTGGAGATTTTGCCCTGACAATTGATACTGCATTTTTTCAAGGAAATGAAGAGTTGGAAGGTCATTTCTTCCTGGTGCCGGACCCGACAGCTCTTCCGCAATTATTCCGCGCGCTGGGAGTGCCGCTTGAATGAACATTGTAAAAGTTGGAATGGCTGATTTAAATATCGCAAAATCTCCAGATCATATCCGTACTACAGGTTTGGGCTCTTGTGTAGGGGTTGTATTATTCGATAGTCACAGCAAAATTTCGGGGATGGCACATGTAATGCTTCCTGATTCTTCATTGAGTAAAGGGTTGCTAAATGTTGCTAAATATGCAAATACGGCTATCCCGAAGCTCATTGAAGAGATGGAACGAGCAGGGGCGAATACGCGTCGTATTGTTGCCAAACTAGCAGGTGGAGCGCAAATGTTTGCTTTTACATCGACAAGTGATACGATGCGTATTGGACCTCGTAATGTAGAAGCTTGTCGTATGGCGCTTCAAGAAGCAAGAATTCCAATTGTAGCAGAAGATACAGGAGGAAATTGCGGTCGTACAATTGAATTAGATAGCTGTACAGGCATGTTAAACATTCGTACAGTAAATCAAGGTGTAAAGGAAATTTAACATGACGACTGGTACATTGAAGTGGAATTTTATATTATCCGGTATCGTAAGCGTGCTTACTTTTATGTTTTCGTTTCTCAATAATCTGCTTGTGGAGAGCTTAATCCGATCTTTGGTTGTTTTTGGAGTTTTCTTTTTTATCATCATAGTTGCTCAGGTTGTAATACGTCAGACGTTAGGAACCGTTCTTCTGCCGCATGAAGAAGGAGTTGGACCTGGGCAACATATCAATCTTGTGACACCTGAAGAGACATCTATGTCACCTGTGGAAACAGGAACAGATCAGCAACGTCGTGCAGAGGGAGATTTTGCAGGATTTTCTCCGAATGATTTCCCTCGTGTTGCACGCAATGAATCATCAGCCCTTGATCCTGAAGAAATTGCACAGGCTTTGCGGGTATTCTCCGATGAATAGAAAGGGGTAACCTACGGTGGCGCGAAAAGCAAAGAAGCAAGTAGATATTGAAAAATGGAAGCGCTGGCGTGAACAGGGAGACCGACAGGCTGAATTTGAGCTAATTGAGCAATACCTCCCTCTTGTGAATTACGTGGCGACACGTCTTTCTATGGGTCTCCCTGACACAGTGGAAAAAGACGATCTTATCAGCTTCGGAAGATTTGGCCTACTTGATGCTCTAAAAAAGTTTGATTATATGCGTGGTCTTCAATTTGAAACGTATGGAATGTGGCGGATTCGTGGTTCGATGATTGATGGCTTGCGGGAGAATGATACGATTCCACGCTCTGTTCGTGATAAAGCAAAAAAGATTGAAGAAGCATACACAATTCTTGAACAGCAGCACCTGCGTGCGGTGACAGATGAAGAGGTCAGCGAATATTTAAATGTATCAACAGCCGAATTGAACCAGACGCTTCTTGATGTGTCTTTTGCCTCCGTTCTTTCGCTGGATGAGCCGATTCAAGATGATGAGGATCATAAACAAGCCCGGCAGACAATCCTTACAGATGAAAATGCTGAGAAGCCGGAAACAGCGCTTCATAAAGAACAGCGAAAACATATTTTGGCGGAAGCGATTGATAAATTGCCCCCTAAAGAAAAGACAGTAGTTTCGCTTTTCTATTATGAAGAATGCTCCCTTACTGAAATTGCAGAAATTATGGGGTTATCTGCTTCGCGCATTTCACAACTTCATTCTAAAGCGGTCTTTCGGATGAGAGGTGCATTGCAGCGGGCAAAGGAATATCTATTAAATGAATAAATAGGGAAGAAGAGGATGAATATGGAGGAATTTGAAAACAAGGGGAAAGAGACGCCGCCTGCGAAAAAGTTTGTGGATGTAGCGAAAGTCCAAATTGCCAAAGATAAGCTTACTGCCGTCATGGAGTTTGAGATGGAAGACGGAATGACTCTCACATATGATGAGATTATTTCTGTACTAGAAAAAAATAAAGTGCGCTTCGGTCGAGATGAGGAATTGCTTCGCAAAGTAGCAGCAAGTCCGCGTAGCTATTCACATGAGAAATTAATCGTTGCACATGGAGTTGCTCCTGTACATGGTATTGATGGAAAGATTGAATATATGATTCGTTCTTCTGCTGGGAAAACAGGCCCGCAAGAGAAGGAAGATGGTAGTGTCGATTATTACAATGTCCTTACTTTACTTAATGTCTCTAAAGGACAGATGCTTGCTAAAAAAATTCCATCTATAAAAGGCACACCAGGCAAATCAGTAACAGGTGACGAGATCGCAGCAAAGGATGGGAAAGAAGCGCGCTACCAGGTCGGAAAAAATGTGCTTCTTGACCAGGAGAAAGTGCATGCATATGCAGCGATTGATGGGCAGGTTTCTGTCACAGATAAGGGAAAGCTGAATGTCCTTTCTGTTTATGAAGTGAAGGGAGACCTTGACTTCAGTGTCGGGAATATTGATTTTGTCGGAAGCGTTGTTATACGCGGGAATGTACATCCTGGATTTACCATTAAAGCTGGAGGAGATATTCGGATTGCCGGCAGTGTAGAAGGTGCTACACTTGAAGCGAATGGAACAATTGAAATCGTTCAGGGAGTCATTGGCCAGAATAAAGGACATGTGAAAGCTGGGCATGATGTGAAAGCAGGCTTTATCCAGGATGCAGTTGTGACGGCGGAGAATGATGTGATTATTTCGCAAGTTATTATGCACAGCAACGTGAGCGCAGGCCACCAGGTAATTTGTCGGGCTACAAAAGGGCTGATTGTTGGTGGTTCAATTAAAGCAGGGGAAGGTGTGCTGGCGAAAATTATTGGCAATGCAGCTAACACACCGACTAGTATAGAGGTAGGAGTCAAACCACAGTTGCGCGAAGAATTACAAAATTTAAAAAAGGAAGTAAAAGAACATACAGCTGCTGTG includes the following:
- a CDS encoding protein-glutamate methylesterase/protein-glutamine glutaminase → MRPIRVVVIDDSAFMRKIIGDILASDPEIEVIAKGRNGKDAIELVDKFNPDVVTLDIEMPIMNGLDALSAIMKTHPLPVLMLSSLTKQGAIETIRALEIGAVDFISKPSGAISLDLHKVGADIIKKVKAAAQVNVTHLRKGSELLSRIHQRSMTSRGAQHQRLMSAIDASSNEKVMSIPVVETKKAGFSTPVNVGHLIAVGTSTGGPKALQVLLSGLPANLNGALVIVQHMPAGFTRSLAQRLDSLCEISVMEAEDNQPIRRGCAYIAPGNYHMEVCQKRDGTLYLSLNQKELRAGHRPSVDILFESIARLSYSPKHAVIMTGMGNDGTAGVKAMKETGVQTVIAEDESTCIVFGMPRAAIQAGVVDKVVPLHEISYQLVRCLNC
- a CDS encoding chemotaxis protein CheA, whose protein sequence is MEMNQYLDMFIEESKEHIQAINDNLLVLENDPESVDLINEIFRSAHTLKGMAATMGFEDMAALTHEMENVLDQARNHKLVINSDIMDVIFKCVDLLETMLYSIAGGGDGKENVSHVVAMLQAILSGDFSPSAEEEVSEVAVEAVSVPEAEEQQKVGSLDEYELTVVEQSQQTGFYAYWIKTSVQDNCVLKAARAYMVYDNLDSLGEIIKTTPSVEEIEEEKFEKSFEIVLLTKETIEKVEKTVLNVSEIESVEVIVIDPKQYKTQQAPAKAPEAKPIAAKPVAVKEGAAKEEKAATVNKKPAASKTIRVDIERLDVLMNLFSELVIDRGRLEQLARESGQSELMETVEHMSRISGDLQSIILTMRMVPVEQVFNRFPRMVRDLAKDLNKKINLEIIGAETELDRTVIDEIGDPLVHLLRNSLDHGVESAEARIAAGKPEEGLVQLKAYHGGNHVFIEVKDDGAGINREKVLAKSIERGIVTEQGAANLSNKQIDELLFASGLSTADKISDVSGRGVGLDVVKTKIESLGGAVGIDSTPGAGTTFLIQLPLTLSIISAMLVQVEDEKFAVPLSSIIETAVFTPDEIMHAHQQDVIDFRGRIVPLVSLKSIFNIPDTEKPKESDISVVIVRKGDKMAGLVVDSFIGQQEIVLKSLGKYLVNVFAISGATILGDGQVALIIDCNALIK
- a CDS encoding chemotaxis protein CheW, whose translation is MLDHKDIVEEIKVIVFRLKDEEYGVEVNQVKSIERLEHITRVPRTPYFVKGVINMRGIVTPIVDLRRRFGLEEAVYSETTRVIIVAVGEIEVGLIVDSANDVIDIPINAIEPPPEVVGGIEAVYLRGVAKLNRRLLILLNLDKVLNTDEIKQLENIEA
- a CDS encoding chemotaxis protein CheC, which gives rise to MKFDQFGDFQLDVLREVGNIGAGNAATALSRLISKEIDMKVPQVKIISFDEIADFVGGNESLVVCVFLQVKGDIPGNMFFIISLPSAKKLLRELMGIETDDDEWFDEMELSALNEIGNILTGSYLSSLADFTKLNMQPSPPAVAIDMAGAILSYGLLEIGHTGDFALTIDTAFFQGNEELEGHFFLVPDPTALPQLFRALGVPLE
- a CDS encoding chemotaxis protein CheD; the encoded protein is MNIVKVGMADLNIAKSPDHIRTTGLGSCVGVVLFDSHSKISGMAHVMLPDSSLSKGLLNVAKYANTAIPKLIEEMERAGANTRRIVAKLAGGAQMFAFTSTSDTMRIGPRNVEACRMALQEARIPIVAEDTGGNCGRTIELDSCTGMLNIRTVNQGVKEI
- a CDS encoding FliA/WhiG family RNA polymerase sigma factor, with the translated sequence MARKAKKQVDIEKWKRWREQGDRQAEFELIEQYLPLVNYVATRLSMGLPDTVEKDDLISFGRFGLLDALKKFDYMRGLQFETYGMWRIRGSMIDGLRENDTIPRSVRDKAKKIEEAYTILEQQHLRAVTDEEVSEYLNVSTAELNQTLLDVSFASVLSLDEPIQDDEDHKQARQTILTDENAEKPETALHKEQRKHILAEAIDKLPPKEKTVVSLFYYEECSLTEIAEIMGLSASRISQLHSKAVFRMRGALQRAKEYLLNE
- a CDS encoding DUF342 domain-containing protein produces the protein MEEFENKGKETPPAKKFVDVAKVQIAKDKLTAVMEFEMEDGMTLTYDEIISVLEKNKVRFGRDEELLRKVAASPRSYSHEKLIVAHGVAPVHGIDGKIEYMIRSSAGKTGPQEKEDGSVDYYNVLTLLNVSKGQMLAKKIPSIKGTPGKSVTGDEIAAKDGKEARYQVGKNVLLDQEKVHAYAAIDGQVSVTDKGKLNVLSVYEVKGDLDFSVGNIDFVGSVVIRGNVHPGFTIKAGGDIRIAGSVEGATLEANGTIEIVQGVIGQNKGHVKAGHDVKAGFIQDAVVTAENDVIISQVIMHSNVSAGHQVICRATKGLIVGGSIKAGEGVLAKIIGNAANTPTSIEVGVKPQLREELQNLKKEVKEHTAAVLKADQGLRFLDQLAMQGQLTADKKAMQIKFTNSKLLSEKKLAQSKERLGEIEEVLNGMQGARVECSGIMYSGTKLVFGSAVRFIKENYSRSAFYLGEDGQVTSTIL